A region from the Candidatus Electrothrix scaldis genome encodes:
- a CDS encoding response regulator produces the protein MTENPMQGDILIVDDSPENLKLLAKILTENNFQVRGSNSGRYALKSITKKLPDLILLDVKMPDMDGYEVCSHLKNDPASANIPVIFISGLKDSQSKIKGFEVGGVDYITKPFQSQEILARVQTHLSMSRMKHHLEEMVQERTSELQQVTEQIKVALKEKDVLLKEIHHRVKNNMAMMSSFLQLQIQQVKDPEALQRFIDTRNRIYTMALVHEKLYHTEDLKNINFKDFIRDLAESLIYSYAASPHLIQLNTDIADVSLNLDRAIPCGLIINELVSNALKHAFPDNRKGTITISLTPHSEGGYALVVRDDGVGLPKQMDTQQTDSIGLKLVPLLSGQLDGEFTIEKPKDSSKGGTAFTITFP, from the coding sequence ATGACAGAAAACCCTATGCAAGGAGATATCCTGATTGTCGATGATTCTCCAGAGAACCTTAAATTATTGGCAAAAATACTCACGGAAAATAATTTCCAGGTCAGGGGTTCAAACAGTGGCCGCTACGCGCTGAAATCCATCACCAAAAAATTGCCAGACCTTATTCTTCTTGATGTTAAAATGCCTGATATGGACGGCTATGAGGTTTGCAGTCATCTAAAAAATGATCCTGCTTCAGCAAATATTCCGGTTATCTTTATCAGCGGCTTAAAGGATAGTCAAAGCAAGATAAAGGGTTTTGAAGTAGGAGGAGTTGATTATATCACCAAGCCTTTTCAGTCACAGGAAATCCTTGCCCGAGTGCAGACTCATTTATCCATGAGCCGGATGAAGCATCATCTGGAGGAAATGGTCCAGGAACGAACCTCGGAATTGCAACAGGTCACAGAGCAAATTAAGGTGGCACTCAAGGAGAAAGACGTCCTGCTCAAGGAAATCCATCATCGGGTAAAGAATAATATGGCTATGATGTCCTCCTTTCTCCAACTGCAAATACAACAGGTCAAAGATCCTGAGGCCTTACAACGCTTCATAGATACGCGGAACCGTATTTATACTATGGCCCTTGTCCATGAAAAGCTCTACCATACAGAGGATCTGAAGAATATTAATTTTAAGGATTTTATTCGTGATCTTGCGGAATCATTGATATATTCCTATGCAGCATCTCCTCACCTGATCCAATTAAACACAGACATTGCTGATGTTTCTCTGAACCTTGATCGGGCCATACCCTGCGGACTCATCATTAACGAACTTGTGTCCAATGCCCTGAAACACGCCTTCCCTGATAACAGGAAGGGGACCATTACTATCAGTCTCACCCCTCATTCCGAAGGAGGATATGCTCTTGTCGTGCGTGATGATGGTGTAGGTCTCCCCAAGCAAATGGATACCCAACAAACGGACTCCATCGGCCTTAAATTGGTTCCTCTTTTATCAGGACAACTTGATGGAGAATTCACCATAGAAAAGCCCAAGGATTCAAGTAAGGGAGGAACGGCTTTTACAATCACTTTCCCCTGA